CGCCGCGCAGTACCGCCGCACGCTGGACAGCTACGCCCGCGTGTTCGGCGAGGTGGCCCCGGTCGACGTGTGGCCCGACCCGGCAGTCAGGGCGGCCCCAGCCGCGCACACATTCACGCACACGGCCAGCACGGCTGGGGGGGTGAGGTTGTCGGCGCTGCTGCTGGCGGCCCTGGCGGGCGGCGTGGCGTTCCTGACGTTCCTGTCCACGCGCTTCGGGGTGCTGGCCGCGCTGGGCGTATTCGTGCTGGCACTGATTCTCCTGACGACCGCACAGGCGACCCCGGCGGGCACCAGCTCCAGGCAGAACCGCAGCGGCAGTGACGGTGGCGGCATGGACATCGGCGGTCTGGACGGCGGGAGTTCGGACGGCAGCGGTTC
This portion of the Deinococcus seoulensis genome encodes:
- a CDS encoding glycine-rich domain-containing protein — its product is MIHAPHSPLAGYAFPPAMLRRAAQEHGWGPAFTECVAQEYRRFLILAATAGHPVTPSRAVDALWHEHLTFTRDYWERLTPLLPAPLHHEPATGEAGDTDFAAQYRRTLDSYARVFGEVAPVDVWPDPAVRAAPAAHTFTHTASTAGGVRLSALLLAALAGGVAFLTFLSTRFGVLAALGVFVLALILLTTAQATPAGTSSRQNRSGSDGGGMDIGGLDGGSSDGSGSDGGSSCGSSCGSSCGGGCSS